From the genome of Streptomyces sp. NBC_01341, one region includes:
- a CDS encoding ABC transporter permease, producing MVSQTAAPPAPVDTASPTLLPAYEPGELAALAARHGLTVSGARPTLGEYVRQLWGRRHFITAFATAKLTAQYSQAKLGQIWQIMTPLLNATVYYFIFGVLMNTKHGVPDYVPFLVTGVFIWTFTSSSITAGTRAISGNTGLVRALHFPRASLPIALALQQLQQLLFSLGALLLILLVFGQYPQPSWLLAVPALALQAVFNTGVSMVMARLAAKTPDIAQLTPFILRTWMYASGVMWSLDTLLTADRVPRLVLLALECNPAAVYIDLMRYALIDSFTGAQLPPHVWAVAAGWALVAGIGGFVYFWKAEERYGRG from the coding sequence GTGGTGAGCCAGACAGCAGCCCCGCCGGCCCCGGTGGACACCGCATCTCCCACCCTCCTCCCCGCGTACGAGCCCGGTGAGCTGGCCGCGCTCGCCGCCCGGCACGGACTCACCGTCAGCGGGGCCCGGCCGACCCTCGGGGAGTACGTCCGGCAGCTCTGGGGGCGCAGGCACTTCATCACCGCCTTCGCCACCGCCAAGCTGACCGCGCAGTACAGCCAGGCGAAGCTCGGCCAGATCTGGCAGATCATGACCCCGCTGCTCAACGCGACGGTCTACTACTTCATCTTCGGCGTCCTGATGAACACCAAGCACGGAGTCCCCGACTACGTGCCCTTCCTCGTCACCGGCGTCTTCATCTGGACCTTCACCTCCAGCTCGATCACGGCCGGCACCCGCGCCATCAGCGGCAACACCGGGCTTGTACGGGCGCTGCACTTCCCCCGGGCGTCCCTCCCCATCGCGCTGGCCCTCCAGCAGCTGCAGCAACTGCTGTTCTCCCTGGGCGCACTGCTCCTGATCCTGCTCGTCTTCGGTCAGTACCCGCAGCCCTCCTGGCTGCTGGCGGTCCCGGCGCTCGCCCTCCAGGCGGTGTTCAACACCGGCGTCTCCATGGTCATGGCACGCCTCGCCGCCAAGACCCCGGACATCGCACAGCTCACCCCCTTCATCCTGCGCACCTGGATGTACGCCTCCGGCGTCATGTGGAGCCTCGACACGCTGCTCACCGCGGACCGGGTGCCCCGGCTCGTCCTGCTCGCGCTCGAATGCAATCCGGCCGCCGTCTACATCGACCTGATGCGCTACGCCCTGATCGACAGCTTCACCGGCGCTCAGCTGCCCCCGCACGTCTGGGCCGTCGCGGCGGGCTGGGCGCTCGTCGCCGGCATCGGCGGCTTCGTCTACTTCTGGAAGGCCGAGGAGAGGTACGGACGTGGCTGA
- a CDS encoding TetR/AcrR family transcriptional regulator, whose translation MNTERRTGRRTPAGAAVLREDVTDAIRVAVFEELAAVGFARMSIEGIARRAGVGKTAVYRRWKSKLHLVLDLVAAVAAQGMPAPATGSLYGDVRAVLELASYALGHPVASQVIPDLLVEAARNPEISDAIKAALLDQQQGVAAVVVREAVARGELPEGSDPDRALDLIVGPLYWRLAVVRGTLPKGYLDDLAASAVRALKG comes from the coding sequence ATGAACACCGAACGGCGGACCGGGCGCCGCACCCCGGCGGGCGCCGCGGTGCTGCGTGAGGACGTGACCGACGCGATCCGCGTCGCCGTCTTCGAGGAGCTGGCCGCCGTCGGATTCGCCCGGATGTCGATCGAGGGCATCGCCCGCCGCGCGGGTGTGGGCAAGACCGCCGTCTACCGGCGCTGGAAGTCCAAGCTCCACCTCGTCCTGGACCTGGTGGCGGCCGTCGCGGCACAGGGCATGCCGGCGCCCGCCACCGGTTCGCTGTACGGGGACGTCCGGGCCGTGCTCGAACTGGCCTCGTACGCCCTCGGACACCCCGTCGCGTCACAGGTGATCCCGGACCTGCTGGTCGAGGCGGCCCGCAACCCGGAGATCTCCGACGCCATCAAGGCGGCCCTGCTCGACCAGCAGCAGGGCGTGGCCGCCGTGGTCGTGCGCGAGGCGGTCGCACGCGGCGAGCTGCCCGAGGGCAGCGACCCCGACCGGGCACTCGACCTCATCGTCGGACCGCTCTACTGGCGTCTCGCCGTCGTCCGCGGCACTCTGCCCAAGGGCTACCTGGACGACCTGGCCGCCTCGGCGGTCCGCGCGCTCAAGGGCTGA